From a region of the Haematobia irritans isolate KBUSLIRL chromosome 4, ASM5000362v1, whole genome shotgun sequence genome:
- the LOC142234845 gene encoding uncharacterized protein LOC142234845 — protein MDNISVTGFIKTCPEYRQLYKNMTWNKEHVSNSYNYDDSIHENDLYRYYGIFMGLFIRKCLCRRFNIVCEDERVSDLLESDDPIENYYVRRDLPTAYAVYTDHNYRPIDIIDEIKNVALGHSLNNYDDDDISNIYDMDVNFSNLRDIVKFLNRLPYGSFQYKPSLELDLGDFTIEGQVDFIFDDYVFCQVATSMYDDAYKRKYAQVLIYVLCDYGENYYEDEEEQEYTIMIYNPLLGMTYSTEVLITPEYYEEMVEDITNDVYELYDE, from the coding sequence ATGGATAACATATCCGTAACAGGGTTCATAAAGACATGTCCTGAATATCGACagttgtataaaaatatgacatgGAATAAAGAACACGTTAGCAACTCCTATAACTACGACGATTCCATCCATGAAAATGATTTATATCGCTATTATGGTATATTCATGGGGCTTTTCATACGCAAATGTCTATGTCGACGTTTTAATATTGTATGTGAAGATGAGCGTGTTAGTGATCTATTGGAGTCAGACGATCCAATAGAAAATTACTATGTTAGACGAGATCTACCCACAGCTTATGCAGTTTATACTGACCATAACTACCGACCCATTGATATCATAGATGAGATCAAAAATGTTGCCCTGGGTCATTCCTTAAATAActacgatgatgatgatataTCCAATATTTATGATATGgatgtaaatttttcaaatttaagagACATTGTGAAATTTCTAAATCGATTGCCTTATGGATCATTTCAATACAAGCCATCTCTGGAACTCGATCTTGGTGATTTTACCATTGAGGGTCAGgtcgattttatttttgacgATTATGTATTCTGTCAGGTAGCCACATCCATGTATGATGATGCCTACAAGAGAAAATATGCCCAAGTCCTAATCTATGTTCTATGTGACTATGGCGAGAACTATTACGAAGATGAAGAGGAGCAAGAGTATACTATCATGATATACAATCCATTATTGGGCATGACTTATTCAACAGAAGTCCTAATAACTCCAGAGTACTATGAGGAAATGGTTGAAGATATAACGAATGATGTGTATGAATTATATGACGAATAa